Proteins from a genomic interval of Desulfurobacterium sp. TC5-1:
- the gatB gene encoding Asp-tRNA(Asn)/Glu-tRNA(Gln) amidotransferase subunit GatB — protein MEFEAVIGLEVHAQLLTETKIFCSCKNRFGDPPNTNVCPVCLGMPGSLPVLNKKAVEFAVKAALALNCKINGYSVFARKHYFYPDLPKAYQITQYELPFAEHGWIEIERPDGAKKKIRIRRIHMEEDAGKTIHGEGFDQNSYVDLNRAGTPLIEIVSEPDISTPEEARLYMQKLRDILVWIGVNDGNLEEGSLRCDANVSIRPKGSDRLGTRTEIKNVNSFRFIQKALEYEIERQIALVKSGGEVVQETRLYDSQKGITKTMRTKEEAEDYRYFPEPDLPPLIIDSQWLDSIKSSLPELPDETKERFVSEFGITSYDASILTRERALAEFFEKAANSYNGEAKKVANIIISDFLGVLNEEKIDISGTSVKPEHIAELLSLVDKGTISLRVAKEDVLPEMVRTGKQPSKIVEEKGLVQISDEGALKQIIVEVLNKNEKAVKQYKEGDDKKKTKAVKFLIGQVMRETRGKANPKLLNELIPEVLDELE, from the coding sequence ATGGAGTTTGAAGCGGTAATAGGACTTGAGGTTCATGCTCAACTTTTAACGGAGACAAAAATTTTCTGTTCATGTAAAAACAGGTTTGGTGATCCGCCAAATACAAATGTTTGCCCGGTCTGCCTCGGGATGCCAGGTTCACTGCCTGTGCTAAATAAAAAAGCTGTTGAATTTGCGGTGAAAGCTGCGTTAGCACTGAACTGTAAGATTAATGGTTATTCAGTTTTTGCACGGAAGCACTACTTCTATCCAGACCTGCCAAAAGCCTATCAGATTACACAGTATGAGCTTCCTTTTGCCGAGCACGGCTGGATAGAGATAGAGAGACCTGACGGGGCGAAAAAAAAGATACGCATTCGCAGAATACACATGGAAGAAGATGCAGGCAAAACCATTCACGGTGAGGGCTTTGATCAGAATTCTTACGTTGATTTAAATAGGGCAGGTACGCCACTTATAGAAATAGTAAGTGAGCCGGATATATCAACACCTGAAGAGGCAAGACTTTACATGCAGAAGTTAAGAGACATTTTGGTATGGATAGGTGTTAATGACGGAAACCTTGAAGAAGGCTCTTTAAGGTGTGACGCTAATGTTTCTATACGTCCTAAAGGGAGCGACAGGCTTGGTACAAGGACGGAGATAAAAAACGTTAACTCTTTTAGATTTATCCAAAAAGCTCTTGAGTATGAGATTGAGAGACAGATTGCTCTTGTTAAAAGTGGTGGTGAAGTTGTTCAGGAAACAAGACTTTACGACTCACAAAAGGGAATTACAAAGACAATGAGAACAAAGGAAGAGGCGGAGGATTACAGATACTTCCCAGAACCAGACCTTCCCCCTCTCATAATAGATTCTCAATGGCTTGATTCAATCAAATCTTCCCTTCCGGAACTTCCTGATGAGACAAAAGAGAGATTCGTTTCAGAATTCGGGATAACCTCTTACGACGCTTCCATTCTTACGAGAGAAAGGGCGCTTGCTGAATTTTTTGAAAAGGCGGCTAACTCTTACAACGGAGAAGCAAAGAAAGTAGCAAACATAATTATTTCTGACTTTTTGGGTGTTTTAAACGAGGAAAAGATCGATATATCCGGTACATCTGTTAAGCCTGAACACATTGCAGAACTTTTATCTCTTGTTGACAAAGGAACGATTTCTCTCAGGGTTGCCAAAGAAGATGTTCTTCCTGAGATGGTTAGAACCGGTAAGCAGCCGTCTAAAATTGTGGAAGAAAAGGGGCTTGTCCAGATTTCAGATGAAGGTGCTTTAAAGCAGATAATCGTTGAAGTTTTGAATAAGAACGAAAAGGCAGTTAAACAGTATAAAGAAGGCGATGATAAGAAAAAGACAAAAGCTGTTAAGTTTCTTATTGGTCAGGTTATGAGAGAAACCAGAGGTAAGGCGAATCCTAAGCTTCTTAATGAGCTTATTCCTGAGGTTCTTGATGAATTGGAATAG
- a CDS encoding tetratricopeptide repeat protein: protein MVSRSDPKLEIMQLILEEKYPEALKKLTEVLKQEPYNKQLKMLLFDIYYNLGNVNRAIDTAIETSQTLLEEGFYDTVIGYLKKVTYYVKHPALYRILFHALVKRGLDYEAFQSLLDFCKYAVENRKFLKEAADFLDIVIDLSPIPSLSKEAEELKKTLLKEGPN from the coding sequence ATGGTTTCAAGGTCTGATCCAAAATTAGAGATAATGCAACTTATCTTAGAGGAGAAATATCCGGAAGCTCTCAAAAAGCTAACGGAAGTATTAAAACAGGAACCCTATAACAAACAGCTTAAGATGTTACTCTTTGATATCTACTACAACTTAGGTAACGTTAACAGGGCAATCGATACAGCCATAGAAACCTCACAAACCTTGCTTGAAGAAGGCTTCTACGATACGGTTATAGGATACCTTAAAAAAGTCACTTATTACGTCAAACATCCTGCGCTGTACAGGATTCTATTTCATGCACTTGTCAAAAGAGGTCTTGACTACGAGGCATTTCAATCTCTTCTTGATTTCTGCAAATATGCAGTTGAAAACCGTAAATTTCTAAAGGAAGCAGCCGATTTTTTAGACATAGTAATCGACCTCTCTCCCATCCCTTCACTTTCAAAAGAGGCAGAAGAACTGAAAAAGACCCTCCTTAAAGAAGGGCCAAACTAA
- the mnmH gene encoding tRNA 2-selenouridine(34) synthase MnmH, with product MSTVKEIDIEQAVDRGFTFVDVRTPEEFEEFHIPRAYNVPLFTSEEKRIVSEVYREKGEKEARLKAVEIVSPKIPSIVSSIAEIKKRHENIVIYCWRGGLRSLAVATFCNLAGVFVFRLKGGYRAFRQFILRDMEKVLENKRLYVIYGPTGCAKTCVLRNLIRQGFPAIDLEGLAGHRGSVFGNIGLKQPSQKMFDALLWAKLRKLKNEKFIIVEGESKRIGRLFVPEPFWRKMETGIKVMVKLPLSVRVEYSMKDYCVGKYPPEVYLKPLGKIKKYLSPEVYKKIETAILKGKYREAVELLMVYYYDKLYKRSMPESCDIKVAAGSVKELEDKVVNLLLYQGTLEG from the coding sequence GTGAGTACGGTCAAAGAAATTGACATTGAACAGGCAGTAGACAGGGGATTTACCTTTGTTGATGTTAGAACACCGGAAGAATTTGAAGAGTTCCACATTCCCCGTGCTTATAACGTGCCACTTTTTACATCTGAAGAGAAGAGAATCGTTTCTGAAGTTTACAGGGAAAAAGGTGAAAAAGAGGCGAGGCTCAAAGCTGTTGAAATTGTATCACCAAAGATTCCTTCCATTGTCTCTTCCATAGCAGAGATTAAAAAAAGACATGAGAATATTGTGATCTACTGCTGGAGAGGTGGGCTTAGGAGCCTTGCAGTGGCAACATTTTGTAACCTTGCAGGTGTATTTGTCTTCAGATTAAAAGGTGGATACAGGGCTTTTAGACAGTTTATTCTTAGAGATATGGAGAAAGTTCTTGAGAATAAAAGACTCTACGTTATTTACGGTCCTACCGGTTGTGCTAAAACCTGCGTTTTGAGAAATCTTATAAGACAGGGATTTCCAGCAATTGACCTTGAGGGGCTTGCCGGTCATAGAGGTTCCGTTTTTGGAAATATAGGTCTTAAACAGCCTTCTCAAAAGATGTTTGATGCTCTTCTTTGGGCGAAACTCAGGAAGTTGAAGAATGAAAAGTTTATTATCGTTGAGGGTGAAAGCAAGAGAATAGGGAGACTTTTTGTTCCTGAGCCATTCTGGCGAAAGATGGAGACGGGTATAAAAGTGATGGTTAAGCTTCCCCTTTCAGTTAGAGTTGAATATTCCATGAAAGATTACTGTGTTGGAAAGTATCCACCGGAAGTTTATCTAAAACCTTTAGGAAAGATAAAGAAATACCTTTCGCCAGAAGTATATAAAAAAATAGAAACGGCCATTTTAAAGGGAAAATACAGGGAAGCTGTGGAGCTTCTTATGGTGTATTATTACGATAAGCTTTACAAACGTTCAATGCCAGAAAGCTGCGATATTAAAGTGGCAGCTGGTTCGGTAAAAGAGCTTGAAGATAAAGTTGTCAATCTTTTGCTGTATCAAGGTACTCTTGAAGGATAA
- the ruvX gene encoding Holliday junction resolvase RuvX, giving the protein MGQRKKEKQGTRRYLALDVGFKKIGVAVSLSGVIAKPEKIIFRKTNLETFKEIEELIRKLGISTIVVGLPLSATGEKTKIAEKIEKFTEKLSSYLKKTDIDVEIVFHDESLSTVTAENIETLKNRKEKDDVAAAVILQEYLDTAKD; this is encoded by the coding sequence ATGGGACAGCGAAAGAAGGAAAAGCAAGGAACGAGGCGGTATCTGGCCCTTGATGTGGGATTTAAAAAGATAGGTGTAGCGGTAAGTCTTTCCGGAGTGATTGCAAAACCAGAAAAAATTATATTCAGGAAAACAAATCTTGAAACGTTCAAAGAAATAGAAGAGCTCATACGGAAGCTGGGAATATCAACAATCGTCGTTGGTCTTCCACTTTCAGCTACCGGTGAAAAAACTAAAATAGCAGAAAAGATAGAAAAATTTACCGAGAAACTTTCCAGCTATCTGAAAAAAACTGATATTGATGTGGAAATCGTGTTCCATGACGAATCCCTCTCAACCGTAACGGCAGAAAACATTGAAACGCTTAAAAATCGAAAAGAAAAAGATGATGTTGCTGCAGCAGTTATCCTTCAAGAGTACCTTGATACAGCAAAAGATTGA
- a CDS encoding flagellar motor protein MotB, whose protein sequence is MRKKKEECKSFPAWLTSFSDLMSLLLTFFILLYSMSSLDVSKAAKFLSYFQGERAKYFRKFSVVKPIKLYTKDLARKFGRILARLLPISGYQIVVTKQYVMLRLFNRILFKKDSIELTPQAKKTLDQIAETIKKLGGNYTIRVEGFTDINAPEKKIPGIKDAWDLSLRRATTVVRYLISKGISPDRLTAVGYGNTRPLYVWNNPILRARNRRVEIYIQVAKERKEIEKQIQEEYQRLKYRKEGVITNGTAKEGKARNEAVSGP, encoded by the coding sequence GTGAGAAAGAAGAAAGAGGAATGTAAAAGCTTTCCAGCGTGGCTTACAAGCTTCAGTGACCTCATGTCACTGCTGCTTACGTTCTTTATTCTCCTTTACTCTATGAGTAGCCTTGACGTTTCAAAAGCAGCCAAGTTTTTATCTTACTTCCAGGGAGAAAGAGCAAAATACTTCAGGAAATTTTCAGTAGTTAAACCTATCAAGCTCTACACAAAAGATCTTGCGAGGAAGTTTGGTCGCATTTTAGCCAGACTCCTGCCGATATCAGGTTACCAGATAGTCGTCACAAAACAGTACGTAATGTTGAGACTTTTCAATAGAATTCTCTTCAAAAAAGATTCCATAGAACTTACTCCACAGGCGAAAAAAACACTTGACCAGATAGCTGAGACCATTAAGAAGCTTGGTGGAAATTACACTATCCGCGTTGAGGGATTCACAGACATTAATGCTCCAGAAAAGAAGATTCCAGGAATAAAAGATGCCTGGGACCTCTCTTTAAGAAGAGCCACAACGGTGGTAAGATATCTCATATCAAAGGGAATCTCCCCTGATCGTTTGACTGCAGTTGGATACGGTAATACCCGCCCTCTTTACGTGTGGAACAATCCTATCTTAAGAGCACGTAACAGACGTGTTGAAATCTACATACAGGTTGCCAAAGAACGGAAAGAGATCGAAAAACAGATACAAGAAGAATATCAAAGGTTAAAATACAGGAAAGAAGGTGTAATCACAAATGGGACAGCGAAAGAAGGAAAAGCAAGGAACGAGGCGGTATCTGGCCCTTGA
- a CDS encoding flagellar motor protein MotB, whose protein sequence is MRKKKQECKSFPAWLTSFGDLMSLLLTFFILLYSMSTISLEKFKQVIKGLTSAFGGEVIFQEGGIPGGRKIGVNFPKMYPKMRTREEIEKQIAEIHKLLQKKGIKASVAKYGTEIKIRINTEKLFPPGSAKPYKSALPIIKEMCEKLKAVELPLRIEGYTDNVPIRTKLYPSNWELSAARATAVLRLFIKCGYDPKLLSAAGYGPTHPIAPNNTPQGREKNRRIEIAVELPQ, encoded by the coding sequence TTGAGAAAGAAAAAGCAGGAATGTAAAAGCTTTCCAGCGTGGCTTACAAGTTTCGGTGACCTCATGTCATTACTTCTCACATTTTTTATTCTCCTTTACTCGATGAGTACGATATCACTTGAAAAGTTTAAACAGGTTATAAAAGGACTTACCTCTGCCTTTGGCGGAGAAGTTATCTTTCAAGAAGGCGGCATCCCTGGAGGAAGAAAGATAGGGGTAAATTTTCCAAAAATGTACCCTAAAATGAGAACGAGAGAAGAAATTGAAAAACAGATAGCGGAAATCCACAAATTGCTGCAAAAGAAAGGAATAAAAGCAAGTGTTGCAAAGTATGGGACAGAAATAAAAATAAGGATTAACACGGAAAAACTATTTCCCCCGGGAAGTGCTAAACCTTACAAGAGTGCTCTCCCGATAATAAAGGAGATGTGTGAAAAACTTAAAGCAGTTGAACTTCCGTTAAGGATAGAAGGATACACGGACAACGTTCCCATAAGAACCAAACTGTATCCTTCAAACTGGGAACTTTCAGCTGCAAGAGCTACTGCCGTGTTACGACTCTTCATAAAATGCGGTTACGATCCAAAACTGCTCTCTGCCGCAGGCTACGGACCTACCCATCCAATAGCACCTAACAACACGCCACAGGGCAGAGAAAAAAATAGACGAATAGAGATAGCCGTTGAACTGCCTCAATAG
- a CDS encoding motility protein A — MDIATLIGLVAAFLLIAITIFIGGSAGAFINIPSLLITVGGGFSAAMAGFPMAEYIGGLKAFLKTINPGMPDPLETIDFLVEIAKRARKEGILALESSIDDFYARDPFLGNVMRMLIDGLDISEIESNAEAAMAQIEQKLSTEAAVWETLGDLFPAFGMIGTLIGLIQMLQNLSDPSALGPGMAVAMITTLYGAILANVLCIPTTKKLKYYRDLTMTFKEAYLMTAQAIEKGSNPNILKQKLSGLFGVELKEE; from the coding sequence ATGGACATAGCAACGCTGATAGGTCTTGTTGCGGCTTTCCTGCTGATTGCTATCACAATATTCATCGGTGGAAGTGCAGGCGCTTTCATCAACATTCCATCTCTTCTTATTACAGTTGGGGGCGGCTTTTCAGCTGCAATGGCCGGTTTCCCGATGGCAGAATACATAGGAGGGTTAAAAGCTTTCCTGAAAACGATCAATCCAGGTATGCCGGATCCCCTTGAAACAATTGACTTTCTGGTAGAAATAGCAAAGAGAGCACGGAAGGAGGGAATTCTGGCACTTGAATCGAGCATTGACGATTTTTACGCCAGAGACCCCTTTTTGGGTAATGTTATGCGTATGCTGATAGATGGACTCGACATATCGGAGATTGAAAGCAACGCGGAAGCGGCAATGGCTCAGATTGAGCAGAAACTTTCGACAGAAGCCGCCGTCTGGGAAACACTCGGTGATCTTTTTCCCGCATTCGGCATGATTGGAACGCTTATTGGACTTATCCAGATGCTTCAAAACCTGAGTGATCCATCGGCTCTTGGTCCCGGTATGGCCGTTGCTATGATTACAACCCTTTACGGTGCTATCCTGGCAAACGTTCTCTGCATCCCGACGACTAAAAAATTGAAGTACTACAGAGACCTTACAATGACATTTAAAGAAGCCTACCTTATGACTGCTCAGGCTATTGAGAAAGGCTCTAACCCAAACATCCTCAAACAGAAGCTCAGCGGACTCTTTGGCGTTGAACTCAAAGAGGAGTAA
- a CDS encoding FAD-linked oxidase C-terminal domain-containing protein, producing the protein MKRKDYITKHLKSLIRSEKVKDSMDFCISYSYDATPTGERGVPDVVVFPETPEDVSKILTFANEELIPVYPRGAGSGLTGGAAPENGGIVLTTEKMNRIIDIDEDNLGVLTESGVVTYTLQQEVEKLGLFYPPDPSSYKYSTIGGNIAENAGGPRCVKYGVTKDYVLQLEAVFPDGTITTLGAKTVKSVAGYNLKDLIIGSEGTLAVITKAYLKLIPAPEDVRTAMAIFDNVEEAAQAVADMFKAKVIPTALEFLDRNSIVAVENYAKLGLPTDAGGLLIIEVDGYREIVDMLIDRALEVCRKAGAKTIKKATSAKEREEIWRARRELSPAIVQLKPKKINEDVVVQRSKIPELIKGTYKIADKYDLMVVNFGHAGDGNIHVNFMFEPQEAEKVESAVRDLFRFTIELGGSVSGEHGIGFMKKEFLPLEVGEAIEKMIAVKKALDPNNILNPGKIFDV; encoded by the coding sequence ATGAAGAGGAAGGATTACATAACAAAACATCTTAAGTCTCTAATAAGAAGTGAAAAAGTTAAAGACTCCATGGACTTTTGCATAAGTTATTCCTACGATGCAACACCAACCGGTGAAAGAGGTGTTCCAGATGTAGTGGTGTTTCCAGAAACTCCGGAAGACGTTTCAAAAATACTCACTTTTGCAAATGAAGAGCTAATACCGGTTTATCCAAGAGGTGCCGGTTCAGGATTAACAGGCGGCGCTGCACCGGAAAATGGCGGTATAGTTCTGACAACAGAGAAAATGAACAGAATCATTGATATAGATGAAGACAACTTAGGCGTCCTGACAGAATCGGGTGTCGTGACCTACACACTCCAGCAGGAAGTAGAAAAATTGGGGCTTTTTTATCCGCCGGATCCCTCAAGTTATAAATATTCGACAATTGGTGGCAATATTGCGGAAAATGCTGGCGGACCTCGATGCGTTAAATACGGCGTAACAAAGGATTATGTCCTTCAGCTTGAAGCAGTATTTCCAGACGGAACAATAACAACACTTGGTGCCAAAACAGTTAAAAGTGTAGCAGGCTACAACCTTAAAGATTTGATAATTGGAAGCGAAGGTACACTTGCCGTCATCACAAAAGCCTACTTGAAACTGATCCCTGCTCCAGAAGATGTGAGAACAGCAATGGCAATTTTTGATAATGTCGAAGAGGCAGCTCAAGCAGTCGCAGATATGTTTAAAGCAAAAGTGATTCCTACTGCCTTAGAGTTTTTAGATAGAAATTCTATCGTGGCCGTAGAGAACTATGCGAAACTTGGACTTCCTACAGATGCCGGCGGTCTTCTTATCATTGAAGTAGACGGATACAGAGAAATTGTTGATATGCTCATAGATAGAGCTTTAGAAGTGTGCAGAAAAGCAGGAGCAAAAACAATAAAGAAGGCCACTTCAGCAAAGGAGAGAGAAGAAATATGGAGAGCGCGGAGAGAACTTTCACCTGCAATCGTTCAATTAAAACCAAAGAAAATAAATGAAGATGTTGTCGTCCAGAGAAGTAAAATACCCGAGTTAATAAAAGGTACTTACAAAATAGCAGACAAGTACGATCTAATGGTGGTAAACTTCGGACACGCCGGTGATGGAAACATACATGTCAACTTTATGTTTGAACCTCAGGAAGCAGAAAAAGTTGAAAGTGCGGTAAGAGACTTATTCAGATTTACAATAGAACTTGGAGGTTCTGTTTCCGGAGAACACGGGATAGGTTTCATGAAAAAAGAGTTCTTACCTCTTGAAGTAGGTGAAGCAATAGAAAAGATGATAGCTGTTAAAAAGGCTCTTGATCCCAACAACATTCTTAATCCAGGTAAAATTTTTGACGTTTAA
- a CDS encoding outer membrane lipoprotein carrier protein LolA, giving the protein MRKLLYFMVALVLLVITNAEAENNLISFIEGLKRIRTLEISFVQITRLDPDLKEKDIYEGTIYYKRPSKFKWVYTKNSKMEIVSDGKVVFTCIPEEKKLLKSSLKEGIDYLPIIRILESPQKFGNYFRIVSDAKLKNKVAFELVPLKDNVSYRQIIVVFEEDKTVPLSFQVLNDDGSDITYIIESWKENVKLPDTIFKLDRCHFKEDR; this is encoded by the coding sequence ATGAGAAAGTTATTATATTTCATGGTTGCTTTGGTACTCCTTGTAATCACAAATGCAGAGGCAGAAAACAACCTTATCTCATTTATTGAAGGTTTAAAAAGGATTCGTACGCTTGAAATCTCTTTTGTTCAGATAACAAGACTGGATCCGGATTTGAAAGAGAAAGATATCTACGAAGGCACAATATATTACAAAAGACCGTCAAAATTCAAATGGGTATACACAAAAAACTCAAAAATGGAAATCGTCTCTGACGGTAAAGTTGTCTTTACGTGCATTCCAGAAGAAAAAAAGCTCTTAAAAAGTTCCTTAAAAGAAGGGATTGATTACCTTCCCATTATCAGGATTCTCGAATCACCTCAAAAGTTTGGCAACTATTTCAGAATAGTATCCGACGCTAAGTTAAAGAATAAAGTTGCTTTCGAGCTTGTTCCACTAAAGGACAACGTAAGTTACAGGCAAATTATAGTAGTTTTCGAAGAGGACAAAACTGTTCCGTTATCCTTCCAGGTTTTAAATGACGATGGAAGCGATATTACCTACATCATAGAGAGCTGGAAGGAAAATGTTAAACTCCCCGATACCATCTTCAAGCTGGACAGATGCCATTTTAAGGAGGACAGATGA
- the rsmD gene encoding 16S rRNA (guanine(966)-N(2))-methyltransferase RsmD, whose amino-acid sequence MRIIGGKYRGRRLYSMPKRKDTRLLRPTTDRVKESVFSILDEYLEGTRFLDLFAGTGNVGIEAISRGVREVVFVESDKRFCELIKKNLKSLGISPDKYRIICDDFVKALKKLGRGSAKFDFIYADPPYEKGYYTKIVNLVKNLNLLDENGLLMLEEPKKNPFLPEGSRWIVERRHYGTTTLTFLNFSQPEAEDSNV is encoded by the coding sequence ATGAGAATTATCGGCGGAAAGTATAGAGGAAGGCGTCTTTATTCGATGCCTAAAAGAAAGGACACCAGGCTTTTACGACCCACAACAGATAGAGTGAAGGAGTCTGTTTTTTCTATTCTCGATGAGTACCTTGAGGGGACAAGGTTTTTAGACCTATTTGCCGGGACTGGTAATGTTGGTATAGAAGCTATAAGTAGAGGTGTAAGGGAGGTTGTTTTTGTTGAGTCTGACAAAAGATTTTGTGAGCTTATAAAGAAAAACTTGAAGAGCCTGGGTATTTCGCCTGATAAGTACAGGATTATATGTGACGATTTTGTAAAAGCCCTGAAAAAACTGGGTAGAGGCAGTGCTAAGTTTGACTTTATCTACGCTGATCCACCTTACGAGAAAGGTTACTACACAAAAATTGTGAATTTAGTAAAAAATCTCAATCTTCTTGATGAAAATGGTCTTTTAATGCTGGAAGAACCGAAGAAAAATCCTTTTCTGCCGGAAGGTAGTCGATGGATTGTTGAGAGGCGCCATTACGGGACAACAACGCTGACATTTTTAAACTTTTCCCAGCCGGAAGCGGAGGATAGCAATGTTTGA
- a CDS encoding 6-carboxytetrahydropterin synthase codes for MFEISKSFTFSAAHSVFSQQLNPKWTKNTYPKCRRLPGHGHNYKLTVYLASDTLDRSQMVTDFGHLSWFKRFLDRCFDHKLILSSQDAGSIMFLEKLGILEDGKIVLPEIEKMKPSLKFYGVNRNFTFVSGEIDVESVPLDNFHYLTFDSFSCPAFSEKSVVEIDFYQRLLDGIAIFSESPTSENMAKFFFKFINESIKPMGIVCSRVTIQETETSSASYTE; via the coding sequence ATGTTTGAAATCTCTAAAAGTTTTACTTTTTCAGCTGCTCATTCCGTATTTTCTCAGCAATTAAATCCGAAGTGGACAAAAAACACATATCCAAAATGTCGTCGCCTTCCTGGCCACGGTCATAACTACAAACTCACTGTATATCTTGCTTCAGATACTCTTGACAGGTCTCAGATGGTTACTGATTTTGGTCATCTTTCATGGTTCAAACGGTTTCTTGACAGGTGTTTTGATCACAAACTTATTTTAAGCTCTCAGGACGCAGGTAGTATCATGTTTCTTGAAAAACTTGGCATTCTTGAAGATGGGAAAATCGTCCTGCCAGAGATTGAAAAGATGAAACCGTCACTAAAGTTTTACGGTGTAAACAGAAACTTTACTTTTGTCTCTGGAGAAATAGACGTTGAATCTGTTCCTCTTGATAATTTCCACTACCTTACGTTTGACAGCTTCTCCTGTCCAGCTTTCTCTGAAAAGAGTGTGGTTGAGATTGATTTTTACCAGAGACTCCTTGACGGTATTGCCATATTTAGTGAATCGCCAACTTCGGAAAACATGGCTAAATTCTTTTTCAAGTTTATCAACGAAAGTATTAAACCTATGGGTATTGTCTGCAGTAGAGTAACAATACAGGAAACAGAAACGTCTTCGGCTTCTTACACGGAATAA